DNA sequence from the Cupriavidus sp. WKF15 genome:
GTCCTTGGCTTCCTTCAGGCCCAGACCGGTGATTTCGCGAACGGCCTTGATCACGCCAACCTTGTTGGCGCCGACTTCGGCCAGGATCACGTTGAACTCGGTCTGTTCTTCAGCAGCAGCAGCACCACCAGCGCCCGGGGCAGCAGCCACGGCCATTGCAGCGGCGGACACGCCAAACTTCTCTTCGAACGCCTTGACCAGGTCGTTCAGTTCCATCACGGACATCGCGCCAACGGCTTCCAGGATGTCGTCTTTAGTGATTGCCATTTGGATTACTCCTAAATTTGATTCGGTATCGGTATTGCGATCGGTATGCCCGATCTGTACGCAGCCTTAAGCAGCCGGGGCTTCCGCTTCCGTGGGAGCGCCTTCGCTCTTCTTGGCGGCCAGGGCGGCCAGCAGACGGGCAAAGCCCGACACCGGTGCCTGCATCACGCCAAGCAGCTGAGCAATCAGTTCGTCGCGGCTCGGGATCGAGGCCAGCGCCTTGACGGCGGCAGCGTCGAGCACACGGCCGTCATACGACCCAGCGCGCAGGACCAGCTTGTCGTTGGTCTTGGCAAAGTCGTTGAGAACCTTGGCCGAGGCCACTGCATCTTCGGAAATACCGTAGATCAGCGGACCGGTCATTTGCTCTGCGAGGCCAGCAAACGGCGTACCTTCCACAGCGCGGCGGGCCAGCGTGTTCTTCAGAACGCGCAGGTAGACGCCTTGCTGGCGGGCGGTAGCACGCAGCTTGGTCAGATCGCCAACCGCGATGCCGCGATATTCGGCCACGACGATGGTCTGGGCTTTGGCGACTTGCGCCGAAACCTCAGCAACGACGGCCTTCTTATCTTCAATATTGAGTGGCACGGTTTAGCTCCAAAACGATGCTTGTCTTGCGACGCGCATCAGTCCATACGAACGGCGACCGATTGG
Encoded proteins:
- the rplL gene encoding 50S ribosomal protein L7/L12, whose amino-acid sequence is MAITKDDILEAVGAMSVMELNDLVKAFEEKFGVSAAAMAVAAAPGAGGAAAAEEQTEFNVILAEVGANKVGVIKAVREITGLGLKEAKDLVDGAPKPVKEGVDKAAAAEAKKKLEEAGAKVDVK
- the rplJ gene encoding 50S ribosomal protein L10, with protein sequence MPLNIEDKKAVVAEVSAQVAKAQTIVVAEYRGIAVGDLTKLRATARQQGVYLRVLKNTLARRAVEGTPFAGLAEQMTGPLIYGISEDAVASAKVLNDFAKTNDKLVLRAGSYDGRVLDAAAVKALASIPSRDELIAQLLGVMQAPVSGFARLLAALAAKKSEGAPTEAEAPAA